The Bacillus sp. (in: firmicutes) genome includes a window with the following:
- the queG gene encoding tRNA epoxyqueuosine(34) reductase QueG gives MDFSKLKDELIAYSKEIGIDKIGFTSANPFLELKNRLYMQQKLNYQSGFEEQDIEKRTSPKLLLSRAESIISIALAYPSKLKDAPRSTPSNRRGLFCRASWGMDYHHILRARLNKLEAFILEKVPEAKVKSMVDTGELSDRAAAERAGIGWSGKNCAIITPEFGSYVYLGEMITTIPFPSDQPVEDMCGTCTKCLDACPTGALVQGGQIDATKCIGFLTQTKGFLEDEYRVKIGNRVYGCDTCQMVCPHNKGKDFHLHSEMEPDPEVVKPQLKSLLFISNKDFKEKFGPVAGSWRGKKPIQRNAIIALAHYKDVTAILDLAKVLVEDSRPVLRGTAAWAIGKIGAPEGRAILERAKESEKDEVVLQEIEKGLQLLKERL, from the coding sequence ATGGACTTTTCTAAACTAAAAGATGAGCTTATTGCCTATAGCAAGGAAATTGGTATTGATAAGATTGGCTTTACTAGTGCTAACCCTTTTCTTGAATTGAAAAATCGTCTCTATATGCAACAAAAGCTAAATTATCAATCAGGCTTTGAAGAACAGGATATTGAAAAACGAACATCTCCTAAGCTACTTTTGTCTCGTGCCGAGTCCATCATTTCTATTGCTTTAGCCTATCCTTCAAAATTGAAAGATGCTCCACGTAGCACACCGTCTAATCGGCGCGGTCTTTTTTGCCGGGCATCATGGGGAATGGATTATCATCATATTTTACGAGCTCGTTTAAATAAATTAGAAGCATTTATTCTGGAAAAAGTTCCGGAGGCTAAGGTTAAGTCAATGGTTGATACAGGAGAGCTGTCTGATCGGGCTGCTGCGGAACGTGCGGGGATTGGCTGGAGTGGAAAAAATTGCGCCATCATTACACCGGAGTTTGGGTCATATGTTTATTTAGGGGAAATGATTACAACAATTCCATTCCCATCGGATCAGCCTGTTGAAGATATGTGCGGTACTTGTACTAAGTGTTTGGATGCTTGTCCAACTGGCGCTTTAGTGCAGGGGGGACAGATTGATGCAACGAAATGTATCGGATTTTTAACACAAACAAAGGGTTTTTTAGAGGATGAATACCGAGTTAAAATTGGCAATCGTGTGTATGGTTGTGATACGTGCCAAATGGTTTGTCCCCATAATAAAGGGAAGGATTTTCATCTCCATTCTGAAATGGAGCCCGACCCAGAAGTGGTCAAGCCACAGTTAAAATCATTGTTGTTTATTAGCAATAAAGATTTTAAAGAAAAGTTTGGCCCAGTAGCTGGCTCTTGGCGTGGAAAAAAACCAATCCAAAGAAATGCCATTATTGCTTTGGCACATTATAAGGACGTGACAGCCATTCTTGACCTTGCAAAAGTTCTTGTGGAAGATTCTCGTCCGGTTTTGCGAGGAACGGCAGCATGGGCGATTGGAAAAATCGGCGCACCTGAAGGAAGGGCAATCTTAGAACGTGCAAAAGAAAGTGAAAAAGATGAAGTCGTATTGCAGGAGATAGAAAAAGGGCTTCAATTGTTGAAGGAAAGGCTATGA
- a CDS encoding methylated-DNA--[protein]-cysteine S-methyltransferase — protein sequence MIMTQKIYYTEMDSSIGPLTIVGTIEMGLCNIEFGSIDSVQDNLANWLKKQSIKGELLYSNEVLQPVIEVLNQYFAGNHKKNFDIAIDLHGTPFQKKVWNELLNIEYGTTKSYKEIAEAISAPKAVRAIGTAIGQNPIPIIVPCHRVINSNGKLGGFTGGLEKKMKLLEIEKL from the coding sequence ATGATCATGACACAAAAAATCTATTACACGGAAATGGATAGCTCGATTGGTCCGCTCACCATTGTCGGTACAATTGAGATGGGCTTGTGTAATATTGAATTCGGTTCTATAGATAGTGTACAAGACAACCTCGCTAATTGGTTGAAAAAACAATCGATTAAGGGCGAGTTACTATACAGCAATGAAGTTTTACAACCAGTTATTGAAGTGCTAAATCAATATTTTGCTGGTAACCATAAGAAGAATTTTGACATTGCTATTGATTTGCACGGAACCCCCTTTCAAAAAAAGGTTTGGAATGAACTTTTAAATATAGAGTATGGAACAACAAAATCTTATAAAGAGATTGCAGAAGCTATTTCCGCCCCAAAAGCGGTGAGAGCAATTGGTACGGCAATTGGGCAAAATCCTATCCCCATCATTGTTCCGTGTCACCGCGTCATCAACAGCAATGGAAAACTTGGTGGTTTTACCGGAGGCTTAGAGAAAAAGATGAAGCTCCTAGAAATCGAAAAACTGTAG
- a CDS encoding amidase domain-containing protein codes for MSTWLEELEQLVNDRLNTLVGNSKMGRRNPFFNEKDQRILDNKINQFQKRKSQIVKATANGQIVSQKEVDGLHFIDYVLHQQYLVKQPKEHFYIEENIEKRQAVITNNKIIKDFVLEQDHSALEEEIIHPIKLEDVNDIRDNRQKYTYNRRAAVQYAETWWNSYNPKYIRFKDNCTNFISQCLHEGGIPMTGFGNRNKGWWYSGKSWSYSWAVANSLRWHLSGSKQGINTQEVPSASDLIVGDVICYDFEDDGRWNHNTIVVAKDANNEPLVNAQTYNSRMRYWAYEDSSAYTPNIKYKFFHILDRK; via the coding sequence GTGTCTACATGGTTAGAGGAGCTAGAACAGCTTGTGAATGACCGACTCAACACATTGGTCGGCAATAGTAAAATGGGAAGAAGAAATCCGTTTTTTAATGAAAAAGACCAACGTATCCTTGATAACAAAATAAATCAATTCCAAAAACGAAAATCACAAATTGTTAAGGCAACCGCAAATGGGCAAATCGTTAGTCAAAAGGAAGTCGATGGCCTTCACTTTATCGATTATGTCCTCCATCAGCAATATTTAGTGAAACAACCGAAAGAACATTTTTATATTGAGGAAAATATCGAAAAGAGACAAGCGGTCATTACAAATAATAAAATTATTAAGGATTTTGTTCTTGAACAAGATCATTCAGCTTTAGAGGAGGAAATTATCCATCCAATTAAGCTCGAAGATGTAAATGATATCCGCGACAACCGCCAAAAGTATACTTATAACCGCCGCGCTGCTGTCCAATATGCTGAAACATGGTGGAACAGCTATAATCCAAAATATATAAGGTTCAAAGATAACTGCACAAATTTTATTTCACAATGCTTACATGAGGGTGGCATCCCAATGACAGGCTTTGGAAATCGGAATAAAGGCTGGTGGTATAGTGGAAAATCCTGGAGCTATAGTTGGGCAGTTGCCAATTCTTTACGCTGGCATTTAAGTGGGAGTAAGCAGGGAATCAATACGCAAGAGGTACCTTCCGCCAGCGACCTCATTGTTGGCGATGTGATTTGCTATGATTTTGAAGATGATGGGAGATGGAATCATAATACAATTGTTGTAGCAAAGGATGCCAACAATGAGCCGTTAGTTAATGCGCAAACCTATAACAGCCGTATGCGCTACTGGGCTTACGAAGACTCGTCGGCGTATACGCCAAATATTAAATATAAGTTTTTTCATATCCTTGATCGAAAATAG
- the trmL gene encoding tRNA (uridine(34)/cytosine(34)/5-carboxymethylaminomethyluridine(34)-2'-O)-methyltransferase TrmL — protein MGIHVVLYQPEIPANTGNIARTCAATNTPLHLIHPLGFSTEDKYLKRAGLDYWEFVKIHHYDSLNIFFEQNKGGKYYFITKFGENRHTDFDYSNTDEEIYFIFGKETTGLPKDVIAEHPETCLRLPMTEHVRSLNLSNTAAILVYEALRQQNYPGLA, from the coding sequence ATGGGTATACACGTTGTATTATACCAACCTGAGATTCCAGCTAATACGGGGAATATCGCGAGAACATGTGCAGCTACAAATACGCCATTGCACTTAATCCATCCACTTGGATTTTCAACAGAAGATAAATACTTAAAAAGAGCGGGATTAGACTATTGGGAATTTGTAAAAATCCATCATTATGATTCATTAAATATCTTTTTTGAGCAAAACAAAGGCGGAAAATATTATTTTATAACGAAGTTTGGTGAAAATAGACATACTGATTTTGATTATAGTAATACTGATGAAGAAATTTATTTCATTTTTGGGAAAGAAACAACGGGGCTACCGAAGGATGTTATTGCCGAGCACCCTGAAACTTGTTTGCGTTTGCCGATGACGGAACATGTGCGCTCCCTGAATTTGTCCAATACAGCGGCTATTTTAGTATATGAGGCTTTACGGCAGCAAAATTATCCAGGTTTAGCATAA
- a CDS encoding serine protease, which translates to MDILKKIQMHREEEERLAWEGTFAEYLEIVKQKPYVAQTAHSRVYNMIKDAGVEEIDSKKKYSFFRNQMFGIDEAIERLVEEYFHPAAKRLDVKKRILLLMGPVSGGKSTLVTMLKRGLEAYSRTEQGAVYAIKGCPMHEDAYIRQSNLKRLLKRVVAYFNYC; encoded by the coding sequence ATGGACATCTTAAAAAAGATTCAAATGCATCGTGAAGAAGAGGAACGACTGGCGTGGGAAGGTACCTTCGCAGAATATTTAGAGATTGTAAAGCAAAAACCATATGTAGCACAAACGGCTCATTCCCGAGTATATAATATGATTAAGGATGCCGGAGTTGAGGAGATTGACAGTAAAAAGAAATATTCATTTTTCCGCAACCAAATGTTTGGGATTGACGAAGCCATCGAGCGGTTGGTTGAGGAATATTTTCATCCGGCTGCCAAAAGACTAGATGTAAAAAAACGAATTTTACTGCTGATGGGACCGGTCAGTGGTGGGAAATCCACATTAGTTACTATGCTAAAAAGAGGTTTGGAGGCATATTCAAGAACTGAACAAGGTGCTGTCTATGCCATCAAAGGCTGCCCAATGCATGAAGATGCATACATACGACAAAGCAACCTCAAGCGACTACTTAAAAGAGTAGTCGCTTATTTTAACTACTGCTAA
- a CDS encoding recombinase family protein, which produces MRVAIYRRVSTEMQKEEGFSLEAQKMRLEAFALSQGWTIVDDYCDDGYSAKNLERPHIQRMIKDMKKKKFDVILVYRLDRFVRTVTDLHKLLQLMDRYDVKFKSSTEAFDTTTATGRMFITLVATIAQWERETIAERVYEAMLKRSETGKRNGAPAPYGYDLEDGKLILNYDEAKWVKFIFAQYLTHGSQNIAKKLNSRGITTKKGEIWSDFSVRYTLKNPIYSGYVRWNYESVSGGHRKKTGEEVIVKLEQEDFEPIITKKKWDEIQQIIDDRYNMAFRSQNHYPFSSIGKCAKCGKSIIGNKKVRSNGFEHRFYKCQGRFRFGICDAPVIPELSIEKAFLEILDININQLVNEIDVEQNQETDIDRNKLNKQLEKILCKKERTKEIYTDGDMTKAEYRKKMNQLTIEENELRGLLEEQEQHASTEDIKQILSSIKEEWKELSYESKKHAIHLLFKYITIEIVEPSKPNKLAVVKISDYSFK; this is translated from the coding sequence TTGAGAGTCGCTATTTACAGACGTGTATCTACTGAAATGCAGAAGGAAGAAGGGTTTTCGCTCGAAGCTCAAAAAATGCGCCTAGAGGCCTTTGCGTTATCTCAGGGTTGGACGATTGTAGATGATTATTGTGATGATGGGTATTCAGCAAAGAATCTTGAACGTCCTCATATTCAACGAATGATTAAGGACATGAAAAAGAAAAAGTTTGATGTTATCCTAGTCTATCGACTCGATCGCTTTGTTCGTACAGTTACGGATCTACACAAACTATTGCAGCTAATGGATAGGTATGACGTTAAATTTAAATCATCTACAGAGGCATTTGACACAACAACAGCGACTGGAAGAATGTTTATTACACTAGTTGCTACAATAGCACAGTGGGAACGGGAAACAATTGCTGAACGTGTATATGAGGCAATGCTAAAGCGATCAGAGACAGGGAAAAGAAACGGTGCTCCTGCCCCCTATGGGTATGATCTAGAGGATGGGAAACTTATATTAAACTATGACGAAGCGAAATGGGTTAAATTCATATTTGCACAATATTTAACTCACGGTTCACAAAATATCGCGAAAAAGCTAAATTCTAGAGGAATAACTACGAAAAAGGGCGAAATATGGAGTGACTTTTCTGTCAGGTATACTTTGAAAAATCCAATTTATTCCGGATATGTAAGATGGAATTATGAATCAGTATCTGGTGGCCATAGAAAAAAAACAGGCGAGGAAGTAATAGTAAAACTTGAACAAGAAGATTTTGAACCAATAATAACTAAAAAAAAATGGGATGAAATACAACAGATTATAGACGATAGGTACAATATGGCTTTTCGTTCACAAAATCATTATCCTTTTTCATCAATAGGTAAATGTGCAAAATGCGGAAAAAGTATAATTGGTAACAAAAAAGTAAGGAGCAATGGTTTCGAACACAGATTTTATAAATGTCAAGGTAGATTCAGATTTGGTATATGTGATGCTCCAGTAATCCCTGAGTTATCAATTGAAAAAGCATTTTTAGAAATACTTGACATAAATATCAATCAATTAGTAAATGAAATTGATGTTGAGCAAAATCAGGAAACTGACATTGATCGCAATAAACTGAATAAGCAATTAGAGAAGATATTGTGTAAAAAAGAAAGAACAAAAGAGATTTATACTGATGGCGATATGACGAAAGCGGAATATAGAAAGAAAATGAATCAATTAACGATTGAGGAAAATGAATTGAGGGGACTACTAGAAGAACAAGAACAACATGCCTCTACAGAAGATATCAAACAGATATTAAGCAGCATAAAAGAAGAATGGAAGGAACTTAGTTATGAATCAAAAAAACATGCCATTCATTTATTATTTAAATATATAACTATAGAAATAGTTGAACCAAGCAAACCAAATAAATTAGCAGTAGTTAAAATAAGCGACTACTCTTTTAAGTAG
- a CDS encoding ImmA/IrrE family metallo-endopeptidase, with the protein MLYKPTRLEHYVSTIFKNLHIYQPYEIDKIYIADKLEIKLEYSRHKPFAYEEDDFKFINIDKYETKKGQREQFYHELCHILRHAGDQLKMPKPFTDRQEWDAKNFMLNAAIPYHMIHLINDDEYVNIKHLSDTFLVTENLIVERLKQINRRREMYLLESRYLQTCIY; encoded by the coding sequence ATGTTGTACAAACCTACCAGACTGGAACATTATGTATCTACTATTTTTAAAAATCTACATATCTATCAACCTTACGAGATTGATAAAATTTACATAGCTGATAAGCTAGAAATCAAACTTGAGTACAGCAGGCATAAACCATTTGCATATGAGGAAGATGATTTTAAATTTATCAACATAGATAAATACGAAACAAAAAAAGGACAAAGAGAACAATTTTATCATGAATTATGTCATATATTAAGACACGCAGGTGATCAATTGAAAATGCCAAAACCATTTACTGATCGGCAGGAATGGGATGCCAAAAACTTTATGCTTAATGCAGCCATTCCTTACCACATGATTCATTTAATTAATGATGACGAATATGTTAATATAAAACACTTGTCTGATACCTTCTTAGTAACAGAAAATTTAATTGTAGAACGATTAAAACAAATCAATAGAAGAAGGGAGATGTATTTGCTTGAGAGTCGCTATTTACAGACGTGTATCTACTGA
- a CDS encoding helix-turn-helix transcriptional regulator: MEGILMTLGNRLKKLREKIEMEQKDVADKIGVKNNTLSQYESDKRQPDYDILQKLAKLYNVTIDYLITGDEQINEKKTNSNLFFFNKDELTEQDIEDIKKHIEFVKWQAKQRKE; the protein is encoded by the coding sequence ATGGAGGGGATTTTAATGACATTAGGAAATAGATTAAAAAAACTTAGAGAGAAGATTGAAATGGAGCAAAAAGACGTTGCGGATAAGATCGGGGTGAAAAACAATACCTTATCCCAATACGAATCTGACAAAAGACAACCGGATTATGATATCCTCCAAAAGTTAGCAAAACTATATAACGTAACGATTGACTATCTTATTACTGGGGATGAGCAGATAAACGAAAAAAAGACTAACTCAAACTTGTTCTTTTTTAATAAGGACGAATTAACAGAACAGGATATTGAAGACATTAAAAAACACATTGAATTTGTAAAATGGCAAGCAAAACAAAGAAAAGAATAA
- a CDS encoding helix-turn-helix transcriptional regulator, with product MKRLIGKNIKKYRNIKGFTQAFVSKELGYKSSSTICEIENGKKGVDADNVPRIAKILCVNIENLFDDEDDNHILRKGNSS from the coding sequence ATGAAAAGATTAATCGGTAAAAACATCAAAAAATATCGAAATATTAAAGGCTTTACTCAGGCTTTTGTTTCAAAAGAGTTGGGTTATAAATCATCATCAACAATTTGTGAAATTGAAAATGGAAAAAAAGGTGTAGATGCTGATAATGTGCCAAGAATTGCAAAAATTCTTTGTGTTAATATCGAAAATTTATTTGATGATGAAGACGATAATCACATATTGAGAAAAGGCAATTCGTCATAA
- a CDS encoding DNA primase yields MIEREIDYGSLFPSADTIKIIRLLGYSKQNSEQDAHKKYNAAKRPFMKDWQNFEKPGLNEGEAAEWLNKKGWTGLVIPNGYDVVDIDDVNEGRFIYKALLREKFNFHAIKTVRGFQFFFKSSNMITGQDAVVLMACGCVGDYRLAGRGQVVLPSINTNGREWIHISDCELDEMPIYFNRLKKLDKDGRPFPIPCQEGVDGRNNALYKHACRLIEFGYSHVDILKICNFTNQTFFFPPLEPREFEPTLKSALKKQPSGTNYSFSGGGASPEVASPPLVDKPNFNLTEMGNAERLVHRNGDDLRYCVEFEEWMIWNGSTWIEDKKKQIERIAIKTFREMYIEASKERNEDTRKNLVKWAQSSERSSVFLNSIDRAKAILPISQDELNTNKYLLNCSNGVVDLRTGELIPHDRTYFMSKNTHIHYDPQASCPTWNSFLESVMKDEEGNVKDELIKFLQKAIGYTLSGDISEQVVFFLWGTGRNGKSTFINIIKELLGDYGKQTNSDTFTSKGNEGGGINNDIARLVGSRFVSAVESEDGQKLSESLIKQLTGGEPIMARFLRKEFFEFTPEFKIFFTTNYKPIVKGDDEGIWRRIRLIPFTVTIPKEEVDKHLPEKLQSELPGIFRWAVEGFLKWQAEGLGEPDEVKNATDEYKDEMDLLSNFLDECCVILPQAKVQVKDLHKRYLEWAEENSEYPLKLRSFSSRLAMRGFSKRKSTGNRSFFFGIGIIELYKDELPKSYPVTQSYLDSGIPPYNKKFGTLGENEQLRVTFNQKVTSNVIEEEI; encoded by the coding sequence ATGATTGAAAGAGAAATAGACTATGGAAGTTTATTTCCATCAGCTGACACGATTAAGATTATTCGATTACTAGGATATTCCAAACAAAACAGTGAGCAAGATGCTCACAAAAAATATAACGCTGCCAAGCGCCCTTTTATGAAAGATTGGCAAAACTTTGAAAAGCCAGGGCTTAACGAAGGTGAAGCTGCTGAATGGTTAAACAAAAAGGGATGGACGGGCCTTGTCATTCCAAATGGTTATGACGTTGTAGATATTGATGATGTTAATGAAGGGCGTTTTATATATAAAGCATTGTTGAGAGAAAAATTTAACTTCCATGCGATCAAAACTGTGCGTGGTTTTCAATTCTTTTTTAAATCGTCCAATATGATTACTGGACAAGATGCAGTGGTTCTTATGGCCTGTGGTTGTGTAGGTGATTATCGTCTTGCCGGAAGAGGGCAAGTTGTACTTCCTAGTATCAATACAAATGGGCGTGAATGGATTCATATTTCCGACTGTGAACTTGATGAAATGCCCATATATTTTAACAGATTAAAAAAACTTGACAAAGACGGTAGACCGTTTCCGATTCCGTGCCAAGAAGGGGTTGATGGTCGAAACAATGCATTATATAAACATGCATGTCGTTTAATTGAATTCGGCTATTCTCATGTTGATATATTAAAAATTTGCAATTTTACGAATCAAACCTTTTTCTTTCCACCATTAGAACCACGAGAATTTGAGCCGACTTTAAAAAGTGCTTTAAAAAAACAACCAAGTGGAACGAATTACAGTTTTTCAGGTGGTGGGGCTTCTCCAGAAGTTGCATCTCCACCTTTGGTTGACAAACCAAACTTCAATTTAACTGAAATGGGGAACGCGGAAAGGCTTGTTCATCGAAATGGTGATGACTTGCGATATTGCGTTGAATTTGAAGAATGGATGATCTGGAATGGCAGCACATGGATTGAAGATAAGAAAAAACAGATTGAACGTATAGCAATCAAGACTTTTCGTGAAATGTATATAGAAGCATCAAAAGAGAGAAATGAGGATACAAGAAAAAACTTAGTCAAATGGGCGCAATCGAGTGAACGTTCATCAGTTTTTTTAAACTCTATCGACAGGGCAAAAGCTATTCTGCCTATTTCACAAGATGAGCTAAACACAAATAAATATTTATTAAATTGTTCGAATGGTGTCGTTGATTTACGGACAGGAGAACTAATACCACACGATCGTACATACTTCATGAGCAAAAACACACATATACACTACGATCCACAAGCATCATGTCCAACATGGAATTCATTCCTTGAAAGCGTCATGAAAGATGAAGAAGGTAACGTAAAAGATGAATTGATTAAATTTTTACAAAAAGCAATTGGGTACACACTTTCTGGAGATATAAGTGAACAAGTTGTTTTCTTCTTGTGGGGAACAGGAAGAAATGGAAAATCAACTTTCATTAATATAATTAAAGAGCTCCTTGGTGACTATGGTAAGCAAACAAATTCTGACACGTTTACGAGCAAAGGAAATGAAGGAGGCGGAATTAATAACGATATTGCTAGATTAGTAGGATCTAGGTTTGTTTCTGCTGTTGAGAGTGAGGACGGGCAAAAGCTTTCTGAATCGCTGATAAAGCAGCTCACAGGCGGTGAGCCGATTATGGCTCGTTTTTTACGAAAAGAGTTTTTTGAGTTTACACCTGAGTTTAAGATTTTTTTTACGACGAATTACAAACCCATCGTAAAGGGAGATGATGAAGGGATTTGGAGGAGGATTAGGCTAATTCCCTTCACTGTGACGATTCCAAAAGAAGAAGTGGACAAGCATCTTCCTGAAAAACTACAATCTGAACTTCCCGGAATTTTTCGATGGGCGGTTGAAGGCTTCCTGAAATGGCAAGCAGAAGGTCTTGGAGAGCCAGATGAAGTAAAGAACGCTACGGATGAATATAAGGACGAAATGGACTTATTGTCTAATTTTCTTGATGAATGCTGTGTAATTCTTCCACAAGCTAAAGTTCAAGTGAAAGATTTACATAAACGTTATTTAGAATGGGCTGAGGAAAATAGCGAATATCCGCTAAAGTTACGTTCTTTTTCGTCAAGATTAGCGATGAGGGGCTTTTCTAAACGTAAAAGCACCGGGAACAGGAGTTTCTTTTTTGGTATCGGTATTATTGAATTATATAAAGATGAGTTACCTAAAAGTTACCCAGTTACCCAAAGTTACCTAGATTCAGGTATCCCCCCATATAATAAAAAATTTGGGACGTTGGGGGAAAATGAGCAACTTAGGGTAACTTTTAATCAAAAAGTAACTTCCAATGTAATTGAGGAGGAGATTTAG
- a CDS encoding adenine methyltransferase, whose product MNNGLFTSNTDLWATPQDFFDKMNDEFHFELDVCANSENHKCDQYFTEETDGLKQEWKGVCWMNPPYGREIGKWVKKAYESSLKGATVVCLLPARTDTKWWHEYCMKGEIRLVKGRLKFGYSKNSAPFPSAIVIFGKQAKVNTVIAI is encoded by the coding sequence ATTAATAATGGTTTATTTACTAGTAATACAGATTTATGGGCTACTCCACAAGATTTTTTCGACAAGATGAATGACGAATTTCATTTTGAATTAGATGTATGCGCTAATTCTGAAAATCATAAGTGTGATCAGTATTTTACCGAGGAAACGGATGGATTAAAACAGGAATGGAAAGGTGTTTGTTGGATGAATCCACCTTATGGTAGAGAAATAGGTAAATGGGTGAAAAAAGCTTACGAATCATCTTTGAAAGGCGCTACAGTCGTATGTTTACTTCCTGCAAGAACAGACACAAAGTGGTGGCACGAATACTGTATGAAAGGTGAAATTAGACTTGTTAAAGGTCGTTTAAAGTTTGGATACAGTAAAAATTCAGCACCGTTTCCGAGTGCGATTGTTATATTTGGAAAACAAGCAAAAGTAAATACAGTAATTGCGATTTAG
- a CDS encoding DNA adenine methylase yields MTRSPLIWFGGKSRVASHIISKMPPHDCYVELFGGAAHVIAQKAPITNEVYNDIDDVVVNFLLVARVEPEKLTKACESLPYSRALYEKWKREPWPQDEFECAVRFFYINRSGIAKGNADYNTGWRHSREHNTARTYQSACQLIESFAKRMSTVMIDNRDFREIVRVYDSPTTLFYVDPPYIDREKRYKLTEEDKKNPLQLHYDLAELLHKVQGNVILSYYEHPLLNQLYSSWNKETFKAVRQVVNGHNNSSEEMLLMNYEIKQLSLF; encoded by the coding sequence ATGACAAGATCACCATTAATTTGGTTTGGAGGAAAGTCAAGAGTAGCCAGTCATATTATAAGTAAAATGCCACCACATGATTGTTATGTAGAGCTTTTTGGAGGTGCTGCTCATGTAATTGCTCAAAAGGCTCCAATCACAAATGAAGTGTATAACGATATTGACGATGTTGTTGTTAACTTTTTATTAGTTGCTCGAGTTGAACCTGAAAAATTAACTAAAGCTTGCGAATCATTACCGTATAGCCGAGCTTTATATGAAAAATGGAAACGTGAGCCGTGGCCACAAGATGAATTTGAATGTGCAGTTAGATTTTTTTATATCAATCGTTCTGGAATCGCTAAAGGAAATGCAGACTATAACACTGGATGGCGACATAGCAGGGAACATAACACAGCTAGAACATATCAATCTGCTTGTCAGCTGATAGAAAGTTTTGCAAAACGAATGAGTACAGTGATGATTGATAATCGTGATTTTCGAGAGATTGTAAGAGTGTATGATTCGCCAACAACATTGTTTTATGTTGACCCGCCTTATATTGACAGAGAAAAGCGTTATAAGCTCACAGAAGAAGATAAAAAGAATCCGTTGCAATTACATTATGATTTAGCAGAATTACTTCATAAGGTGCAAGGAAATGTTATTTTATCTTATTACGAGCATCCACTTTTAAATCAATTGTACTCGAGCTGGAACAAAGAGACATTCAAAGCGGTAAGGCAAGTAGTTAACGGCCACAATAATTCATCAGAAGAAATGTTGTTAATGAACTATGAAATTAAGCAACTTAGCTTGTTCTAA
- a CDS encoding conjugal transfer protein TraX, with translation MIEIIAMLSMLIDHIGVVFFPDDPFFRILGRLAFPLYAWGIVQGYFYTRNIKNYQKRLLWLAVLSQIPFMFLSLFRLNVIFTFLLCILILKILDSDYREKYSLIIIIALFTQFFSDYGAYAILLVLIFKFFKGYSILAAHLCLDLFYLVMFGWWLQPFSVIATLIILNRDKLKKIKVNRLFYRSFYPAHLALLVLIQLFFKGGL, from the coding sequence ATGATTGAAATAATCGCTATGCTTTCCATGCTAATTGACCACATCGGGGTTGTGTTTTTCCCCGATGATCCTTTTTTTAGAATCCTAGGTCGGCTTGCTTTCCCCCTGTACGCATGGGGAATCGTTCAAGGTTACTTTTATACTAGGAACATCAAAAACTATCAAAAACGGCTTCTGTGGCTTGCTGTGTTGTCTCAAATTCCATTTATGTTTTTATCATTATTCCGGTTGAACGTAATTTTTACATTTTTACTTTGTATTCTGATATTAAAGATTCTGGATAGCGATTACAGAGAAAAATATTCATTGATTATTATAATTGCTTTATTTACACAATTTTTTAGCGATTACGGAGCCTATGCCATCTTATTAGTTTTGATTTTTAAATTTTTCAAGGGATATAGCATTTTAGCAGCTCATTTGTGTCTTGATTTATTTTATCTTGTCATGTTCGGGTGGTGGTTGCAGCCATTTAGTGTTATTGCGACTTTGATTATTTTAAATAGGGACAAGCTAAAAAAAATCAAAGTGAATAGATTGTTTTACAGATCATTCTATCCAGCTCATTTAGCGTTATTAGTTTTAATTCAATTATTTTTTAAAGGGGGACTGTAA